The following are encoded in a window of Pecten maximus chromosome 17, xPecMax1.1, whole genome shotgun sequence genomic DNA:
- the LOC117315744 gene encoding keratin-associated protein 19-2-like encodes MKIAIFTLFTVLVSGVFGISDFYDNFSDNLGDVRDFYGDIYDNDNYGIYGMTPFYGRGYGMYGRGYGMYGRGYGMYGRGYGMYGRGYGMYGRGYGMNGRGYMGGLPWLS; translated from the exons ATGAAGATTGCAATATTCACACTATTTACAG TACTGGTATCTGGTGTTTTTGGAATAA GCGATTTCTACGATAATTTTAGTGACAATTTGGGAGATGTCCGTGACTTCTATGGAGATATCTATGATAACGATAACTATGGTATCTATGGAATGACCCCTTTCTATGGGCGTGGCTATGGAATGTATGGGCGTGGCTATGGAATGTATGGGCGTGGCTATGGAATGTATGGGCGTGGCTATGGAATGTATGGGCGTGGCTATGGAATGTACGGGCGTGGCTATGGCATGAATGGGCGTGGCTACATGGGTGGCTTACCATGGCTATCCTAG